The Podospora pseudopauciseta strain CBS 411.78 chromosome 2 map unlocalized CBS411.78m_2, whole genome shotgun sequence genome has a window encoding:
- a CDS encoding uncharacterized protein (EggNog:ENOG503NZW0; COG:O) — MARCAPSRGQSKADDSNRVQVFHYEPDTSDSYSDSSDYVEQNARSPSFLSRVFKPKKKWQDAAVQVYKRHQGDNLYIHKVRLQSPQLKEALKGLLERYGLVYRDDSVMVESLAPHRALFFVRHHVAELAKMSKDDETRAHCSLLSGIIQEIFKDKFEEIETLNKEEKITFELLWTLYPEGSIFGTQLADEVPRAYKVNKITLTKEKVEIKCETIMFSGYSFRRYFWNVGIERFDGEIDRLQIPIIPYIDLACNRGLCDRLIQRGRKALDFQVPRYMEYDPEACRDDAVASPWVWKGSDHKLEKEKVVVDFFLVRKRVPYRFAHELLPGYNTGTRMGAKKFRRATPEEIDHSRRVVMKSTDNLLIMSPYVSGFSLSKRTYADFELDALKPIKRDLNAMEKVIFDDTKKAILKTLVENQRLTAQSQDGRNRALVISISGPSGTGKTLLAESVAAFTGQPLLKNWDIVRDTFEEARDWDGCILVEKPSLGPWPAQLDASAFVKELENFNGIVIVTSPGRPFVAPAIASRAQLHINLRYPSFFERKRLWELFNDQLPNDVGKLTSSELELLAAHPTNGYAIKNLLDVSAAWCRSLHRPISFDMIVKLREDTATSGGGGPPPPPPPPAGMGWPPRGPAMPSGMGGRVRGPPLGPIGTVVYTSPPRESKKKVRRYILVSDDDNDNESEQSISTLSSDDDDKSLESDSDTSRD, encoded by the exons ATGGCCAGGTGTGCACCTTCTCGTGGCCAATCGAAGGCTGACGACTCGAACAGAGTCCAAGTCTTCCATTACGAGCCCGACACTTCTGATTCCTATTCGGATTCCTCCGACTACGTTGAACAAAATGCTCGTTCCCCCTCCTTTCTGTCTCGCGTGTTCAAACCGAAGAAGAAGTGGCAAGATGCCGCAGTTCAGGTTTACAAACGTCACCAGGGCGACAACCTCTACATCCACAAAGTCCGTCTGCAAAGCCCACAGCTTAAGGAAGCCTTGAAAGGCCTTCTTGAGCGATATGGGTTGGTATACCGTGATGACAGTGTCATGGTTGAATCCCTCGCCCCGCATCGCGCCCTCTTCTTTGTGCGCCATCACGTTGCTGAGCTTGCAAAGATGTCCAAAGACGACGAGACCCGCGCCCATTGCTCTTTGCTTAGCGGCATCATCCAGGAAATCTTCAAGGACAAGTTCGAAGAGATTGAGACTCTCaacaaggaggagaagatcacTTTTGAACTCTTGTGGACTCTCTACCCAGAAGGGAGCATCTTCGGCACCCAGCTTGCCGATGAAGTCCCCCGTGCCTACAAGGTCAACAAGATCACTCTTACCAAGGAGAAGGTAGAGATCAAATGCGAGACAATCATGTTCAGCGGTTACTCTTTCCGACGATACTTTTGGAACGTCGGTATCGAGAGGTTCGATGGCGAGATTGACCGACTTCAGATACCAATCATACCGTATATCGACCTGGCATGCAATAGGGGGTTGTGTGATAGGCTGATTCAGCGAGGAAGGAAGGCATTGGACTTCCAGGTCCCAAGGTACATGGAGTATGACCCGGAGGCTTGCCGTGACGATGCGGTGGCTAGCCCGTGGGTTTGGAAGGGATCAGACCACAAACTG gagaaggaaaaggttgttgttgactttTTCCTGGTGCGGAAGCGGGTCCCCTACCGCTTCGCCCATGAACTTCTTCCTGGGTACAATACCGGGACTCGCATGGGAGCCAAAAAGTTCCGCAGAGCAACACCTGAAGAGATTGACCACAGCAGACGCGTGGTGATGAAGTCTACTGACAACCTCCTGATTATGTCTCCTTATGTTTCaggcttttctctttccaaGAGAACCTATG CCGACTTCGAGCTCGATGCGCTCAAGCCGATTAAACGCGACCTGAATGCGATGGAGAAGGTTATTTTCGACGATACCAAGAAGGCCATTCTCAAAACTCTGGTTGAGAACCAGAGGCTGACGGCCCAGAGTCAGGATGGTC GCAACCGGGCCCTCGTAATTTCGATTTCCGGACCAAGCGGGACAGGAAAGACTCTGCTGGCTGAATCTG TGGCGGCGTTTACTGGGCAGCCACTCTTGAAAAACTGGGACATTGTGAGAGATACATTTGAGGAGGCAAGAGATTGGGATGGCTGTATCTTAGTTGAGAAGCCATCATTGGGCCCTTGGCCAGCTCAGCTTGATGCAAGTG CCTTCGTCAAAGAGCTCGAAAATTTTAATG GTATTGTCATTGTAACATCGCCAGGCAGGCCATTTGTGGCCCCCGCCATAGCCTCCCGTGCGCAGCTTCATATCAACCTTCGCTATCCCAGTTTCTTCGAGCGAAAGCGTCTCTGGGAACTCTTCAATGACCAGCTCCCTAACGACGTTGGGAAACTGACCTCAAGTGAACTTGAGCTGTTGGCAGCTCATCCAACGAACGGTTATGCCATCAAGAACCTCCTTGATGTCTCCGCGGCATGGTGCAGGTCGCTACATCGACCCATCAGCTTTGATATGATTGTCAAGCTCAGGGAAGATACTGCTACTTCTGGTGGCGGTGggccgcctccaccgccgccacctcccgCCGGCATGGGCTGGCCACCTAGAGGCCCGGCTATGCCTTCAGGAATGGGGGGAAGAGTTCGTGGTCCCCCGCTTGGACCAATCGGGACTGTCGTTTACACATCCCCGCCCAGAGAGTCAAAGAAGAAGGTTCGCAGATACATACTTGTTTctgatgatgacaatgacAACGAGTCGGAACAGAGCATCAGCACTCTCAGCTCcgatgatgacgacaagAGTCTAGAATCTGACTCGGATACTTCGCGCGATTGA
- a CDS encoding uncharacterized protein (EggNog:ENOG503PWZX), giving the protein MKLSTLILAPLSLASAWKLELFASDGRKMTASGRDPNSGCKNIAFTPVLNVNRARFNKDTSLLPDPNTFELFVNKNCDGLSYRNGNGDHRLTPARKIRSYRVKR; this is encoded by the coding sequence ATGAAGCTCtccaccctcatcctcgccccCCTTTCCCTGGCTTCTGCCTGGAAACTCGAGCTCTTTGCTTCCGACGGCCGCAAGATGACCGCCTCTGGCCGTGATCCCAACTCGGGCTGCAAGAATATTGCTTTTACCCCTGTCCTGAACGTCAACAGGGCAAGGTTCAACAAGGATACTTCGTTGCTCCCTGATCCCAACACCTTTGAGCTGTTTGTCAACAAGAACTGCGATGGGTTGAGCTATCGCAATGGGAATGGAGACCACCGGTTGACTCCGGCGAGGAAGATTAGGAGCTATCGTGTTAAGAGGTAG